Below is a window of Microtus ochrogaster isolate Prairie Vole_2 chromosome 5, MicOch1.0, whole genome shotgun sequence DNA.
NNNNNNNNNNNNNNNNNNNNNNNNNNNNNNNNNNNNNNNNNNNNNNNNNNNNNNNNNNNNNNNNNNNNNNNNNNNNNNNNNNNNNNNNNNNNNNNNNNNNNNNNNNNNNNNNNNNNNNNNNNNNNNNNNNNNNNNNNNNNNNNNNNNNNNNNNNNNNNNNNNNNNNNNNNNNNNNNNNNNNNNNNNNNNNNNNNNNNNNNNNNNNNNNNNNNNNNNNNNNNNNNNNNNNNNNNNNNNNNNNNNNNNNNNNNNNNNNNNNNNNNNNNNNNNNNNNNNNNNNNNNNNNNNNNNNNNNNNNNNNNNNNNNNNNNNNNNNNNNNNNNNNNNNNNNNNNNNNNNNNNNNNNNNNNNNNNNNNNNNNNNNNNNNNNNNNNNNNNNNNNNNNNNNNNNNNNNNNNNNNNNNNNNNNNNNNNNNNNNNNNNNNNNNNNNNNNNNNNNNNNNNNNNNNNNNNNNNNNNatcagggaaatgcaaatcaagacaactttaagataccatcttacacctgtcagaatggctaaaatcaaaaacatcaatgatagcctttgctggagagggtgtggagaaaggggtacactcatccattgctggtgggaatgcaaacttgtgcaacctctctggaaagcagtgtggcggtttctcaggaaattcggcatcaacctacccctggacccagcaatgcactcttaggaatatacccaagagatgctctatcatacaacaaaattatatgctcaactatgttcatagcaccattgtttgtaatagccagaacctggagacatcctagatgcccttcaatggaagaatggataaagaaagtatggaatatatacatattagagtactactctgcagtaaaaaacaatgacttctcgaattttgcatgcaaatggatggaaatagaaaacaatatcctgagtgaggtaagccggacccaaaaagaggaacattggatgtgctcactcataattggtttctccCATAAACAAAGGAcgttgagcctataattcatgatcctagagaagctaaataagaaggtaaacccaaagaaaaacatatagtcatcctcctggatattaaccttcatcaggcgacgaaaggagacagagacagagtcccacatcggagcaccagactgaaatcccaaggtccaaattaggaccagaaggagagagaacatgagcaagaaactcaggactgcgaggggtgcacccacactgagacaatgggaatgttctatcgggaaatcaccaaggccagctcgacTGGGTATAAAAAAacatgggacaaaaccggacttgctgaacatagcggacaatgaagactactgagaagtcaagaacaatggcactgggttttgatcctactgcacgtaatggctttctgggagcctaggctgtttggatgctcaccttactagacctggaagaaggtcatggtccttggacttctcacaggtcagggaaccctgactgctcttcgggctgatgagggagggggagggaaatgggaggtagtggcagggatgagtcagaaatctttaataaataaataaacaaacaaaaataagaaaatagaaagaagctCCTGGTCCTCAAAAGCCATGGGAAAATCTCAGCCACACCTGTTGAAAATAACCTTGAGCGTGCAGAACTCTCTGTCCTAAACCTAGGTGTGTCCTTTGtttgaggcagaaacagacaataactttgaaggaataaaagtaattttcaaCTCTATGTCCTCTGGTCAAGGTGAAAATGACTGATCTAAATTGAGACCCATGCCACAAAATGGAGCCCATGCATGAAACTGTCTGTATGACCAGGAACTGGAAACCCGATGGGCCAGATACCTAATATAGAATCAAATACatctgacaaagaaaaaaaaaaaagaaaagaaaaaagtcaactaaatgattcctaatgatattctactatgcTCTTAGATCAGTGCCTATCCCAATCATCATCAGAAAGGTTTCCTCTGTTACCTACGAGAGCTGTTATAGAAATCCTCAGTGAAACATTAATCAGAGCTTGAGTAACCCCTAAGAAGTAGGaaaggaaggattataggagccaaagggtcaaggacaccaggaaaacaggGACCactgtaatgattgttctgtctctttaagagacaaggcATGCCCACTCTTCCCCATCCTCTGGGGCAGGCTGATCTTCACCTTCAGCCCTgagctttctctcttttcctgtcttcttctctgAAAAGCAGTTTCTGagtttctccccacttcccccttcctccctctctctctctctctctctctctctctctctctctctctctctctttctcctcttctttccttctcccttgccCCTCCTTGTGTGAAATATTTATAGCATCATTTTTCAGGTCTACAGAAATTCCCAActgttaaaattgtttttattgatcagGCGAGTTGACACATTAATTTGTGAATTCACACAatgaaataggaagaaagaagctCCAGGCCATCAAATACCATGGAATGACCTCAGCTTCATATTGCCAAGTGTAAAACTTACCCTGGGTAGATTAGATAGCTATTGATTTCATTGATAATTATAGAAACGTTATAAGGAAACATTTTCAGGACTGCGAGTTTAAATCAGTGAGCTAGGATGCTGCAATGGTCACCAAAGTCACCATGATCTAGTGACTTCTAGTTCATCACCTTATGTcaaagatgaataaagaaacacagacaagaaacGAACAGAGTGAATGGAGACTGATTAAGAAAAAGTTAGAAAGACTCCTAAGAGTGGGTGGGTTCCAAAAGTAATACTGTCCTGTCCAGTGAGCTTTTATGGATCTTAGGATGGGAATTAAATATGAATTGTGATGTATTATTGAGATCATTTATTTAAGATCATATTTCATGCAAAGGCAGTTAGGAGTCACCATATTATACATGTGTTTCATGAGCCGAACTGGGATATTATCATGTGTTTTGCCTGCTAGATATTCCAGTGGGCACACAACTGAAGATAATGAATGTTCTTCCCCAATAGTTTGCCATTTCTATGCAATGTACCTTTGATATTAGGTGTAGAGATATTAAAGACTACAGTTGATGTCTGTAATTGATGTCTACAGCAGAGGAGAAGAGCATAGCACGGATGGTAGGGTACTAagattctgttttgtctttaataCACAGAGCAATAGTACAGCATGGAATTTAGTTTCTCCATATTTGTCAAGACAAGAAACAGTATTTATCTTAGTAAGAATGTGAACAGTACAAGGGGGCAAACACTGGTGTATTTTAATGCCtctagtaattttctttttttaattaaatatatttatttattttatatcccaaccacagtttgccctcccccctttcttccatttcctctcccctCTACTTCCCTCAATCTACCCCTCTTCTGTTTAAGTTTAGAAAGTGGCAGatatcccatggatatcaacaaagtaTGGTTTATCAAGTTGCAATATGACTAAgtacctccccttgtattaaggcttgGCAAGGacatccagtatgaggaatagggtcccagaAGTCAAAGAGTTGGTAACaggccctgttcccactgttagaagtcccacaagtagaccaagctacacaattgtcacatagACATAGAGGGTCTAGtttgtcccatgcaggctctctgatTGTCAGTTCAGATTTAATGAGCTCCTATAATTCCTGGTTAGTTGTTTCTGAGGGTTTTCTTGCgatgtccttgacctctctggcccgtacaatccttcctccctctcttcaggaTTCCCTCAACTCTACCTAATGGttgattgtgggtctctgtatctgtttccatcagttactggatgaaggctctctgatgacaattggggtagtcaacattctatgagtatagcagaatatcataaTTAGGTATAATTATGTTGACTTTCTTCCTCCAAtaatgtttggtttttattcttgGTCTCTTAGATATTCAGCCTGTGGGTCCTTGTACTCTTGGCAGTGTCAGGAGTGGACTTATCCTCATGGCATGGATCTCAGACTGGACCAGTCATGAATCAGCCATTCCCACAATCTCTATGACCCCTTACATCAGACATCCCATAAACATCACAGACTTTAGAGGTTATGTGACTAGTTgatgtcccaatccctccactggaagtgtTACATGGTCACATGAGATGGACACTTTAGGCTACATATCCACTGTTGCTCGGAATATTAGCTGGTATCATCCTTGTAGATTACTGTGAGTTTCTTCTAAACCAGGTTTCTTTATGGACCCTGTGACAGGTCCCCTTTTCCAGTCAGCTCTTTTAGAACTCTCCCCATACACCCCCCACCAACTTGATGCTTCATATTCCCATCCCCACATGCCCTCAGTCCACCCAAaagatctcttttatttctctttcctggggAGATCCAAGTGTTCTCCTTTTAGGCCCTCCTTGCTTTTTCCCAAAGTGCTTCAGAAGTTTGTACTTCCACTAGCAATGGAGAAGTTTTGTCTTTGCTATACATCCTCTCCACCATAAActgtcatttgttattttgatcttagccatttccATTTTGTCTGGTGTAAGACaaaatcttagagttgttttgattggcatttccctaatggctaagaatgttgaacatttctttaaatgttttttagtcattgagattcttctgttgagaattctctgtttagatctgtgccccattttaattggatcatttgatttttttgatgtctagtttcttgagttttttaataaatattttggaaatctGCCCTCTGTCAAATGTAGAGTTGGTAAAGCTCTTTCCCCTTTTTGTAAACTGTCATTTTGTTCTATTgacagtttcctttgctttacagaagttttcagtttcaggagagcccatttattaattatacatctTAGTGTCTTCACTATTGGTGTTTAATTCAAGAAGTTGTCTTCTTTGCCAATGTATTAAAGACTATTTCTCGCTTTCTGTTTTATCAGGTTAAGTGTAATTGgacttatgttgaggtctttggtccactCAGAAGTGAGATTTGTGCAGGATGAttgatataaatgtatatgcCAAGATACactttttccagcaccatttattggagatactttattttttcattgtataaatttGACTCCTTtttcaaaattcaggtgttcataggtatgtggatttatatGTGGATCTTCAATTACATTTCATAaatctgtctgtttctatgccaataccatCATGTTTTTAATACTATGGTTcagtagtagagcttgaaattgGGGATGGTGAAagctccagaagttcttttattgttcataattgttttagctgtcctgggttttttgtttttccatatgagaTTAAGTTTTGTTCTTCCAAGTTCTGTAAAGACTTTTATTGGatttttgatggggattgcattgaatttgtagattgcttttggtaagatgtcatttttactatgttaactctactgatccatgagcatgaggGATTTTCCCATCATCTGACATCTCTAAtgtcttttttcaaagacttgaggTCCTTCTTATACAGgactttcacttgcttggttagagttacaccaagatattgttaattgtggctattatgaaggctatttcccttatttcttcctcagtccatttatcatttgtatttaggGGGACTACTgatattttttgagttaatcctTCATCCGGTAACTTGACTAAAGTTATCTATAAGCTGTAGAAGTTTTCTGGTGGAATTGTTGAGGTtgtttatgtatactatcatatcatctgcaaatagcaaaagtttgacttttttccaatttgtattccctttatctccttttttcttcttattcttgtGTTATAACATCAAACACTatgttaaatagatatggagagaatggataactttgtcttgttcctgattttagtaagatttctttgtgtttctctccatttaatttaatgttggcaGTTAGTTtattgtatattgcttttattgtgtttacgTATGTTCTTGTGTCCCTGATCActacaagactttttttttaacagaatacCAAAACACTTTATTTCAGTAATCAGTCCAGAATGTCTGAAAATGCACATTATCAGTTGGTTAGGGCAATAAGAGCCTCCACAATGTTGCCCATGTGTTCCCGCAAgctcctttctgctgctgctctAGAGATCTCCATCTCTGTCATTATCAACTCCAGATCTTCCTTCTTGATCGTGACCTTCGCCAGttccttttcccctctcctgTTTTGCCTTTTGCTCCCTGGACCGTCTGTCTCCAATGACGGACATAGCGGTCTTCAGATTCGAACTCGGGATCTCCTTCTCCTCCACATATCAGTGACCCGCTCCAAGTCAGCAGCACCACTATCATGCTTCCGTGGCTTCTCGGGAGGCTACTCTGGGCCTCTGGTCTcggtctctaactccagctcatATCTCCCTCGGTCCCACtacaagacttttatcatgaaggggagTTGGATTTTTCATCTTCTCATAGGATGATCATGCAagcttttctttcaatttgtttttatggtgGAGAATGTTGACAAatttcatatgttgaaacatccctgcatatctggaatgaagcctactcgTCACAatagatgatttttttcatgtgtccTTAGATTCAgtttgtattttgttgagtatttttgtatcaatgttcatgagtgaaatcaGGCCATAATTCtccttctttattgattctttctgtcttttatgcatcagggtgactgtggcctcatagaatttttttatttcctccaatttttctttgtcttttccataatttctttaagggatttttttttcattttctttttaagaatctctatcatcttcataaagttattttaaggtcattttcttgtgctttggtTGTGTAGGATTGTTAAGGTCTTTCTGTAGTAGGATACCTGGATTCTAGTGATGGCATATTGCCTTTTTTGTTATTGAGTGTGGTTTTACACTGATGTTTAAACATCTGGATTTGGGGTGATTATGAGTAAAGGTATTGATTCCTGCATTAATTCTTCATggaatggtgttttgtttttcatttttgttttctctatggtCCTTTGGCCTAAATGTCCAAATTTGTAACTGATAAGTCTTCTGGTACAGTAGTGTGTCTCTACTGCTGTTTTTGTTACTTTGGGTGTCTAGATCCAGGTTGATCTCCAGTAAAGCTAAAATCTTCTTCAAAGTTGTAGACTAGAATATGAAGTCGGGGGAGGAAGTGCAGTCTGAGGTAGTTGGGTGAGCTTTAAGGACTATTACCAGGTACTGTTCAGTGTCTTGCCTTGGTCGGTCCCTAGATACAGCCTGGCCTCCAGTAAAGCATGTCTTCTTAAGAAGTTCTAGGCAAACATATGGAGCCCAGGACAGGTAATCGATTCTGGAGTGGTTATGTGGGTTTAAGGAGTGTTAGAGGGCAGCCTGTGCTCTGGTAGAGCTTTCATGGCTATAGGCAAGGGAGAGGGTAATGGGGTGTGCCCTAAGGATCAGTCTCTGGGGACTGGAGCAGCTTGGCTGGGATATAGGTCACTCACCTCCTTATTCACTGGTGAGGTCTGTACTTGTATCTAGTATCCTTttaatacattgtataaattGTCTAAAGACATAAtagatcttttattttatgtatttggatTTATTATTGTTTGCACAATATGGACTCACAAATATCTGCATGATAACTGAAAAATTTACTACTGATCCAAAACTTAAGTCAATTTTTATGAATCTGTTTTACAGTTATTCATAAGAGGatacagatacaaacaaaaaaggacaagCATAGTCTAGAGGTGCATAGGTAGGAAGTGTAAAGTTCTAATGTAAATTTGTACTAACTTGAGAGTCTATTCATACTTTTATCCTCTTCATACAATGATTTTTGTACAGTATTAATCCTTGGTCAATGGTTTATTACTGAAGCTGTAGGAAAACTACAAATTGGAAGTGAGAATTTCCCTGGATATTTCCTCTTGTATAGTTGTTCAGAGTTTAATGAAGAGAAGGCAAAGGGGACCACTCCCAGTTCTTCCCTGGGGACTAGATACTCCTCCTGGAAAATTATAAATTGAGTAGAATGTTGAATCTCCAAAGGAGTGGTGTTAGTTCAATGGCACAAACCACACAATTTCTACCCTCAAGGGACTCATAAAACATGGAGGATATCACAAAGAAGAGAATAAGTTTCTGTGTTACTAATAGCTTTTCTCAAAAATCTTGACCTTGAGATATGGGATACCTATTTTAAAAAAGGCTATCTTCTTCTTTatatgagacaaaaatcttttttaaattcccAAACAATAACTGTGTCATTTTCTCAAACAAACCTCTTTGAACAAGTCAGACACATTGTCTGCAGATTGCAGTTACCAGATTCATTATTAGGAACTTTGAACCTCTGACCACTTTTTGGAGGAAGGCACCATAAACTCCAATGTTAGGGAAGTTTGCAAGTGAATAAAGGTGAGCACTGAATAATCTTTATCTTGATTTTTACCTTCAAATCCATAGCTACATAAATAATTAGTTCTGAGTAAAATTTTACTGTAAGTAAAATGCTTTATAGTCCTAATCATTAGTAAACATTAACTACAAAGAGGGATGCTTAAtgcaaagaaatcaaaattccCCATATTTCTTCAGTGATAGGGTAGGGAAAGTAAGTGATAGAGATTCCCCAGGACTCCATGTTCCTCACTCAAACTTGGAAATCAGTACAAACTCTTCCCTTGGAGCAAAATTTGGTTTATGGGTTAAAATTGCTTTCTCCACTTACTCTTGCAGATGCCACACATGATGCAACTGACTGTGATAAATAACTCTTCAGTGTCTGAGTTCATTCTTATGGGCCTGACAGACCAACCTGAGCTCCAGCTTCCCTTATTTATTCTGTTCTTGGTGAACTACACAGCCACTGTGATGGGAAACTTGAGTTTAATGAATCTCATTTGCCTAAACTCAAACCTTCACACTCCTATGTACCTTTTTATCTTCAATCTCTCCTTCATTGATTTCTGCTATTCACTTGTTTTTACTCCCAAAATGCTGATGAGTTTTCTTTTGGAGAAGAATATTATCTCCTTCAGAGGATGCATGTCTCaactgtttttcttcttattttttgtgAACTCAGAGAGCTATGTGCTGACAGCCATGGCATATGATCGCTACGTGGCCATCTGCCAGCCACTATTGTACAATGTAGTTATGTCCCCTAAGATCTGTTTTCTGTTAGTATTTGGTACTTACATGATGGGACTTGTTAGTGCTTTGTTCCACACAGGTTTCATGATCAGGCTCAGGTTTTGTGATTCTAACATTATCAACCATTACATGTGTGATATCTTCCCTCTGCTTCGGCTCTCCTGCAGTAACACCTATGTCAATGAGCATGTGCATTCCATTGTGGTGGGTACAGCTATCATTTTATGTTGCCTCATTATCTTTATCTCATATGCTATGATCCTTTTCAATATCATTCATATATCATCAGGTAAGGGCTGGTCCAAAGCCTTAGGCACTTGTGGGTCTCATATCATAACTGTTTGTCTCTTTTATGTAACTGGGATGCTTGCTTATGTCAAGCCATCATCTGCTGAGACTGTGGGCCAGGGAAAAATTTTCTcagtattttatacatttttggtGCCCATGTTGAATCCTCTCATTTATAGTCTCAGAAACAAGGATGTCAAACTTGCTGTGAAGAAAACCTGGAAGAGACTCACAAGCTAATTTATGCATTGATACATCCTTTAACTTCATTCATTCCACTTTGAtgctttttctatattttacttgTCTTTTACACAGTATAtttattccattattttatttttttgtcctgCATCAGCATTGATATAATTTATACTGCAAcaacatgtttttctttcctccatgcaAAGTTGCCCTATATGTACCATGAGGTTATGAGATTTCTTTAGGGTCAATGTTTTTAAGATGATGGTTTGTCCATTTTTTATACCAAATTATGTGCCTTGTCTTTATTTGTATACCTTTCATTATCTGAGAATAAAATTCttagtactttttcttttaaaaattattgtgcacttattttaaaatgtttgtattaaTGTGTGTAAGTGTTCCTGGTGTATATTTATCATGGGCATACAGGAGTCTGAGGGGATagagaggatgtcagattccctagtAGTGGAGTTCCAGTCAGCTGTGAGCCTCCAAGGAGGTGcagggaatagaactcaggtcttttgtAAGAGAGCTAAGAGttttaacccctgagccctcTTCATACCTACAATTACATTTTGTTCCTAGCTAATGAAATTGTGTGCATTCTATGCTTTATTTCTAGTtcattttttctgtatattttttatgtttttttccttatttttatgctttattatcTGTATACTAATtcaaagagatgaaaagaaaatcatgGGAATGAAATAATTATTAACATTCCAGCAATTATTTGATGTGGTTCTTATTCTGGCACTTTAGCTAC
It encodes the following:
- the LOC102001148 gene encoding olfactory receptor 143-like, which codes for MPHMMQLTVINNSSVSEFILMGLTDQPELQLPLFILFLVNYTATVMGNLSLMNLICLNSNLHTPMYLFIFNLSFIDFCYSLVFTPKMLMSFLLEKNIISFRGCMSQLFFFLFFVNSESYVLTAMAYDRYVAICQPLLYNVVMSPKICFLLVFGTYMMGLVSALFHTGFMIRLRFCDSNIINHYMCDIFPLLRLSCSNTYVNEHVHSIVVGTAIILCCLIIFISYAMILFNIIHISSGKGWSKALGTCGSHIITVCLFYVTGMLAYVKPSSAETVGQGKIFSVFYTFLVPMLNPLIYSLRNKDVKLAVKKTWKRLTS